The sequence below is a genomic window from Corvus cornix cornix isolate S_Up_H32 chromosome 1, ASM73873v5, whole genome shotgun sequence.
GTATGTAGAGGTCAGGACCTCAGTTCAGGTGAGGAGATAcatgaaatgcagaaattagGTGTCCACATCTCCCTCCACCCCATGTGGGTTTAGTGTTAGTTGTTCCATTAAATGTCTGATAAGTGACGTGAGAGAGGCCTTCTCCACACATGGGAATAACTGCAGGTGCAGGGAACaccttttgaaaagctgaaatttgtTGAGGCCTAGCAGCAGCCCTTGAGGGCAGTGAGCCTTCACTGTCTCCAGGCTCACAGGACAAGTGGCTTGGGACCTAAAATTCAGGGCACTTACTTGAAGAAGTTGAGTTTCCATTGGTCTTCGCACAGCTGTGACCAGGACTGACCAGAGCATTATGAAGATAAGTGATAGTTTTTAAAAGTAGTGGTTAATGTGCTCCTTTTATCTTGTTGTTTATAGTATGCAAATGATACAAATAGCTTTCTGTTGTGGTTTGTCTTTACAGAAAACCACAATGTTGTGTGACATTTCCCTTTTTGCAGGATTAGCTTTTATGGACAGACTTCCTCTGTGAGGGCTTCTCCTTCCTATGTGACTAGTGGAGTTACAATCAGTTACAATCAGTAAGTTCAGCAGTTGAGTATTTTTGTGatggggttggtttgttttgttttgtttttggacAGGTGGGAGGGATTGAGGCTAAAATCTGTAGCCTTTGTCCATAGGCTCCCTGTTCAATTGTACAACTGTGTCCAGTGGCTGTTCCTGTTACGAACACAGTGGTAAGCTGTCTGTCAGAAAGGAATTTGTCCATGTCATGTTTCCAGTGTTTGTTTAATGTTTATGGCCATTTCCAATAACTGTCTGTAACAAGCAGTGAATTGTTGGAAGGACATTGgcttaaaattttcaaatcCATGCAATTCTGAGTTATACCTGAATAAAGTTAGCACAGCTTGGAGGGCAACTTCAGTGCTTAAAACTTACTAAACCAGAGGTGTGTTTCACTTGCCATGTTCAAGTGCATGTATAGGCAGCTCTTGTGCTTGTGACTTCCTTAGATTTGTGGGACTAATGAGCACCTATGCTGAAACTTGAAAGCAGACCTCTCTTCTCTCTGAAGCTGTCCTGCAAAATGCCATCTGTGAGGCTGATTCTGGAAAGCAACAAGGTGGCGAGCTGACAGATTTCACAGGGTGCTTTCTCAGTGTCAGTACTCACATAACAACTTGAGGTTCCAAAAATCAATTAACCTTAATGGTCTCTTTGGCTTGTGGTTCTAATGTGGTgatttcattcttctgtttttaatgcAACCCAGAGGCACGTGTTGCTCGCACTGAACTTTACCTTTCCTTCTGGGCTTCATATTTGTGATTAATTGGGCTAAATCTCCCAAGTCGGGGATGTGCTTAGAAGTGCAAGTCTTAGCCTTATTATGAGAGGAATGACTTATCCCCAAAGAATCTCATTTTCCTTAAAGTGCCCTATTTCCTTCTCCAAACAAGACTCTTGTCTCCTCCCTGAGAGCGATGGGGATGCCATGTGGAATGGCTGCAGGGGTGATTGGGCCCAGGAGTCTTGCTTTTCTGGAGGTGGGCCTGAGTTCTCACTTCTGATTAAGCCTGCGTTGATACTTGCTGAGCAAGGGAGGTCACAGCCCCCTTGGAGCAGCAGTGAGAGATACAAGCCTTTACTAGTAAAAGTAATTGTGCTGCAATAAGAAAGTTTCATCTTTGTAACACAGAGGCAGGGAGTAATGAAATATTGGTGTGATCTTAACTCAGTAATCAGCTTTTACTGATTGATTTGTCCAAGTGTCCCTACCTTGTTTATGCTACCCATTCCTGGTTTTGctatttatttgaaattctttttttgcagGCTGCCACCTACAGCTGTGGAGAGGAGGAATGCGTTGGACACTTGTCTCCTGAAACCAGCATTTGAATCTTTACTGGGGTGGGTCTTCTGTGGGAGttggggggcagggaggggaaggaaaggctgGGCTGATTGAGGTAGAACTGGGCTATTTACACATTTTGAAGCAAATGTTGGGTAGCACCCTGAGAAAGCTTGGAAAGATTAGGCCAGGTCCTGGCTGAAGAAGTCTTAAACCTCTCCACAGAGACACcatggcttctttttttcccctggtacTTTTTGTATATTAAAAAGCATGGCTATAATTTTAGTGCTGTTGCAGGTTTTTAAAGCACGTGGAAGCATATTAACTCTGTGCCACCCAAAGCAGACTTGTAGTCTTTGAGTTTTGGTTAGCTCTTGGTCCAGTGAGGTGGTCCTGATTCCCTTGCCCATGGATTGTGCCCAAGCTGTCTGTGTGTTGGGTGCAGCAGGGTAGCTCTGGTGTTCAGCAAAGGGGCAGGAGTGGACTCAGAGGTACACAGCAAGAAGAAAGTACATGCACAGCTAGGACAGAGTCTCACACCTTTGTGTAGCTTCTTTATAGAGACAGTTTGCATGAGCTGAAGATCTGTTCTGTGCACTTTGGTTATAGCCTGGGGAGGTTGAAAGGATTTCTAACctcacagaattatttatttgaaaggaacTAGAGCTGGAAGAGCTAGAATTAAGAATCTCTTCTCAGTAggtaaattatttattatgtcTAAGCTTACCAGCTGCTTCTGAACAGCAAAGCAAGGTAATAAATTTAATGTGGGTATTTAGTGCATCATGTCTCAAAGCTAGCTGGTCTTGCTTAGTTAAGCTATTGCACATTTCTCGGTGTGTGGGCTGTAGTGTcttgttgtttggggttttttccctttttactgTTAGTATGTTCTGAATACATAGAGCTTAAAGAATGAGGGATTTGATTTGGGAAACTGAAAGAGAAGGTTTTCTTAACAGCTATTAATATTCTTAACAAGCAAGGCATGTGCTGACTGGGGCGTTTTATGATTAACATTAGGTTTTCTGGTGACTGTATACTTCTGTGTTAACATTTTAATCTAAGACCTAATATGCAGGATCATGACAAAGTCAGCGAGTACACTGAGTGTGTGCATAGTTAATTCAAAGGTGAAGCCAAGGGCATGGTAGCATGTGACATGTTTGTGTCTGCTGTTCACTCATTTTCCTGGACTTGGCACTAAGGCAGTAAGAGTCCCTTCCCTGCTATGAGAGATCCCTTTTCTGTGCTTCCTGTTTTTTGACAAAAGAAGTGACCTTTTTAGCTTGACACTTAAAAGGGATCATGCCATCATGTTCTAGTTTGCAGGAAGAATGTGCTTTTGAGGCAAACCACCTTGTGATCCCCACATGCCGTGCTTCTCATCCCAGGGTGGCCCTGGTGCGAATACACTGGGATTCTTTCAGACATTGCTTAAGCCAGAAGATgcactgcaggagcacagcccatgtgctgcagctgcttaGGGGTGGGACCCTACTAGGGTCAGTCCAGAATATAAAATACCCAAGATGCATGTAGTGTGGACATCAGAACTCCATACTTTTTTGCTGCATGGATATACCTGTGTTGCCCCCAACAACTTACTGATGTCAACACAGTCATATAGTGCCATTTGTTTGGAATAGGAGAGCAGCTCAAATCAGGAGATGGTATTTTCGACTTAAAACACCTTGCTTCAAATCCTGTTCTTGTTTATTAAGTTGCCATGTACAATAATAACTCTTAACTTTCCTTGCTACCTGTATAATGTACTTTTCAAACCTGAAGTTATTCACTGTCTTCCTGGGTTATGTATTCTCTTAAATATGTGGTCTTGTGGTGTAAGCTTTCAGTCACACAATTGTAATGACAATTCTAATAAGTCTATATAAATTGCACTAATAGACAAGTCTTTTTGCCTCACTCTTtgcctgtattttctgttacaAGGTCTTCCCCTCTTCCATCATCTGCTTGCTTTCCCTGTGTTcatggattttcttcttttaaaaatggatgatAATATGATAAAAATTGTAATAGTAGGATAAAAAGAGCTTTTTACGAAGCAGTTGCATGACTTACTGGCTTATGCAGGTATATCATTTGGATTTTTgaaacttcttccttttttccttcatcagtGTTGACAAAATATACCCGTTCCTGTGTGCTAATGATTTTATCAGAGTGGCAGAGTTCCAAGGGAGCAATAAGTTTGAACTACCTTACGGAATAAAGAGAGCAGGTTTGTGTTTCCCATGTAccttattttaaacagaaataccTAAATGGCTTGTAAAGCCACCTGAATCTCTTGGATTTTAttcccctctttctttccttttccatgcaaattttacctttttctgcttctcctccctGTCAAGGGGCGgagagtgagtggctgtgtggcaCTTATTTGCCATCTGGGGCTAAAGCACGACACTGAGCGGGctcctcctgccagggaaggTGTCACAGGAACTGCAGGGGGGAATTGATGACACTGCCTGGTTGCTGGACCTGTGCAAAGGGTTTGCTGGCTCGTTGCCACTGCCAGTGTTGGTCAGGGCAGAGTAAATAGGGCCAAACACCCTAAGGGCTTTAGCCACCCTTTTGGAAAGCGTTGTGAAGTCCCAATTTCAGAGTTTTTAACACTGAACAGTGCATCTTCCTAGTCTGGCCTTTAGACTTCTGATTTGCCCTCCATCAGTGGTAACAGGGATGGTGCATTTTCCTGCACTTTTGGGGTTACATTGAGGAAAACTACATTTGGGAATGAGTTGATTTCTCCTCCGAGGCAAATTGAGTGTCCAGCAGGAGCCTGTCCACCAGGGTTGGGCTGGGAATGTGCCTCTGTCCAGCTTTGTCACAGGCTGGATTGATGTCTTCTCCCAAGATCCGTAATGCTGTTACTGTCCCTGGCTATGTAGGAACCCTCTTGTGTCAGCTGAAGGTGagtagaagaaaaaacaaagtcagTTAGGATGTAGGTCTTGAAAATTCTTCCAGTTCTTACTTACTGTAACtaagttttgttggttttttttttaatacaaatctCAGGCTGTTTTCTATTTTGAGGCAGAAAAAACTCAGAGAGGAGCTCTgataaatctgaatttcttcAGCATCATTAGTTGATCTGTGGCCCTGAATTCTGAGTGTTCTTACTTGGAGGCTTTTATGCACAGTGCATATAAACTACTGTGTGTAAAAATACTGTTGTCAGGGTGACACACTTACTTTTGTATTGGCAAATACTGGATGTTTTTATTAAtcttgtttatattttctttctagagCAATTTTTTCGTTTAGCGCTTTCGAGACTGCAGAACTGTGGCCTTTCCAATGAAGAAGACAGGTGAGATGgtttatttgctgctgtttctgctagttgcatttttaatatttgtactTACCTGAAAAGGAATGTCTGCTGGATTATCCTGAATACACTCAAGTTAGTCAGGACACGGATCAGATTGGCGGGGTCCGAGCAGTGTGTAGCTGATTGCAAGGTTTAAGTAGGCTTGGTTTTACACTTACGGAGCACCAGCgtgcaagaaaaattattctctgAGGGAGCTTCCACTTAGAGATATCCTTTTAGAAGTGTGTTAGAAATTTGCCAGCTGAATGCAGTCCCATCTTCCTGTAGTATCTTTTACACTCAGATTGAATGTGATCTCCTCTTGCAAACTCAGTGTAAGATGGGGAATATTTGAGATAAGCAGGTGCAAACCAAGGTCTCCTATGCAGAACAAATCTTGGGCATATCCCTGTGCCTCTGcatctgctggctgctgcacacCTTTGTTCCTATGTACGTTCAACTTCCTCTCCTCGTGGATGAGGGAGATCAAGGAAGACAGGAAAGGCTGGCTGTCCTTTGGCGAGTAAGAAGGGTGTGGCATGGAAGGGAGCATGCCTTAGGTAACTTGCTTCCCACGGATTAGATAGATTAAATTAGATCAATTACATTAAATCTCTTGTTGGAAGCCACATCTGCCAGgaggtttggtttggtttggtttggttttgttttggagggTCTTTGTGTTTGCGTgtcttgttttttgtttggctttggttggggtttttttgaggtaGTGTAGTAGGGTTGGCAAGTAGACTAAAGTCCTGTGTTTACGAAGTGATGCAGGTGACTCCTTAGATTTGCAGTCTAGGAAATGGGCTGACAACCTGACAGCTACCATGTTAATATACAGACTTCTTAATAGAGTTGAATGCAAATGAGGTTGGCTGtacttgtttctgttttttaattacagagaTCATACAAGTTTGCTGCTTGAAGCCAAATGTCAGGatcacattttaattaaacttgGGTGGAATATGTTCAAACCtaagaatttgttttaataCTGAGTTGTGGGTTCTTTTTCCCCTACTGtactccttcctttctctgtgtttagTCTGTTTCTAGGATGTTCAAGtttagtcttaaaaaaaaaaaaaaaaaaaaaaggaaaaaattaaaactccgTATTTTGTATCAAGAGTGTGATAATGGGGTAAGTTTATACAGAATTGGCTGACAGAAGCTGCTCTTTTTTCTGGAGAAGGACAGTGCCAAATGTTGTGTTAGAAATTCCCTGAAACCGTAAGTTCAGCGCTGTCATTGTGCTGTAAAGCAGAGATGTTTGGACCTTTTAAATGGAAGTGCCTGTCCTGTAGGTGATAAATAAGGAAATTGGTATTTATCCTTTGAATGTAGTGTCTGAGATGTAGATATGGTTAGTAGTTCTGGGAAGTAAGCctcattttattaaaagtaaTACGCTTCAGTGGCACTGAAGAAGCAAAATGAGAGCTGTTACTATTTAATAGGCAGTataaacaaatcaaaaataCAATGACTTCATACAATATATTCTTTCTAGGTCCATCAGGTTTTGTGTACAGAACTCTTAGGGCATGAATCACTGTAGTAGGGAAGagtttttatacatatatttcaCTGAGATACAGTGGCTTTTAACAGTGAAACGCTTTGGGAATTAATCCTAACAACATTTTCCAGTAATGCAGAATTATTAGGCAGCTCTGTAATGCTGTTGTCCGATTCAGCCTTCTTGGCTGAATAGATTTCCCCTATAAACGTTTTTTAAGGCAGACAAGTATTAGGCTAGATAAGCACAAAGCCCATGGTGCTTATGTAGCTGTATTTGTGTACAACTTAGGTAAATCTGTACAGAGTGAACtacaaaggttttttttccaaacagtgtCATGTTCCAAACTTAGGTCGAGTTCTCACTGTGTAAAGGTCTAGCTCTCCCAAAGAGTTTGGAAATGAACAGTGTCACTGACTTCAGTTCAGTTGTGATTTCAGTTCCTCACTGAGTACTCTAAGGATTCTGAGCTCAACAATTCTTACAAATGCATTTGCACAATCCTGAGTCAACAAAATGTGACCTCTGCATCCTCCTTTCACCACATAACCTCtaaggaaataatttgcattCTTCAACTGGCTATGGGGGGGGTGTGTGTTAAAGGAGCTGAAGTtgagatcttttttttctttttcctctgaaacagaatttcagtgGAATGTGGAGGATGCAAACCTTTTGACCTCTAAAGGCTACATTTCCatttagcaatatttttcttttatagactaggaaaatgtttcttttagtATTTCACCatataaacaaaatacataAGCCAATGCCTGGCCTTGAGGTTGAGGATCTTGTACACCACCTGAATGGAGCAATGGTTTGAGTACTGCCTGCAGACACTGGAGATCAGTTACCATGGTGTTTGCATTGGGATCCATTTATACTCTTAGTAGATCTCTGACACATAAAGGCAATCCTTTTGTCACTCAAACCTTTCCTACAGCTATTGTTAGGCCAAGGtcttaatatttttcactgGCGTCAATACTGTGCTGCTGATCGTAAGCTGAATGTCTGGACACTGCAATCTGTTACATTTTGCTTGTAGCACACCTGATCTTGTTTAAGGatatatgaaataatttctcttcttgtcATTTTATTTACTTGGAGAAAGGGTGAGTGTTTGGGGttgtttaatttgaaaacattatgaaaaggaaatttaaagcAGTGAGGTTGGTAAAATATCTGGGAGTAACAGTCTGCTGAAAATTGGTATGTTGACTTCTGTGATCTGTAGTAAGTACAGATCAGTTTATTTAACTTAAGAATCTTTAAATGCAGTTCAGCCTAGCTACATATTTTTATCTCTATGTCATATGTTAGTTTTCTATGATACTGTGTTGTTTTTTTACATAAACAGTTCCCCTCCCTGCTTATTTTTGTTAGTGGACTCTGTACTACTGTGGACTTAGATTTAGGATCATAACTGAGGACATTTGAATactggaaggggaaggggaggaggcagTTCATAAACAGCACATTTGTGCCAGACTTCCTGTTTGAGCCAGCCCACTTTGAGCCTGACAGAGATTAAAAGCTggttgttttaatttgtttgacTATACTCACGTACacttcttcagaaatatttgatcTACTTGTTGACTTTATCCATTTCAGAAGTTGAAATACTAATGTTAGATTCTTTATTGGGTATCTGATGGCAGCTGATAACTTTGGTTTTGAGTATTCATGTTATGAAGGGCATTGTAATTCAAAAACTTAATCAAACTTCAAATTTCACTCTGTTGTCTGTCCAAGTAGTATTAGTCAGCTTTTAGTCATAAGCAAAATCTGGTTTCTATTCATCAGTAAGAAAAAACAGCTTGGATTTGACTTGAGAACAGCGACCCAACTTCTGTAGCTGAGCAAACCTCAGTTGCTCAGCTCTAAagtcttgttttattttgccctCCCTGCCGTGTGTGTCCTGCTGCATCATGACTACAGAGAGGAGAAAGTTCTTAGTTGTATGTTAGAGTGGAAGGCGTTATTTCAATTGCTAGAGGTTACCTTCGTGAAGAAGTGTCTTAAATCACCTTTTAGAAAAGCTGAAAGGTATATAATAAGGAATTACTGTAAGTTCATCTACatggaacagaaaaagcagtgcCTCCTCAAAGTAAATGCCAGGGACATGATACAACCGTATGCTAatcttgtgcttttttcccctctccctcacTCCACCTTCATCACTTACTGATCACATTTTTTcatccagttttcctttttccttccttacttTGAGTTCTAAGCTATAGCTGTAAGTAACAAGGTATAATTCAGGAAAAGGgcaacttctgttttcttactCCTGCTGTAAACTGTAAGAGGCATATGTGCATCAGCCTGCTTTCTTAAGATACTTTCAAACCAggtagaaaaattaaatggaaaatgaatgaGCAAGAGGGGTAGAGAGGGAAAGGGTTTAGGGGTGTAGAGGGAATGAGTATACTGAGGACAGGATGGTGTAACAGGTTTTCCCCCCTCTGATTTCCAAGATACCAAGTCACATGATTTATGGTATTAGCTGGAAGTCTTTTTATGAATGCTTGCCTTCTACTAAGCTGCTCAGGAAACAGTAGGGAAAGGTGTGCCAGCTTGTTTCATGTCACCCAACCCCGAAAGCTGCATTTAGAgcactatatatatatgtgtgtgtgtgtgtgtgtgtgtgtatgcatatacacatatatatttaaaggcAACTATCTCTGCAGATGTTGTTAATTCTGTAGGAAATGCAGGGAACTGCTTTGTACTTTAAGATGTCGCTCAGTCTTGGCTGGAACTGGCTGTTTTCATGGATGTTGAATAATAACTCTCAGCTGAAAAAACAGGTTGGACTGTTTGAGGAGAAAGACATTAATTAGTCTGCATAAAGTGCCATGCTGGGAATTCAGTACAGGTTATAGTGGTTTTTGGGACACAATTTTGGTGTCCTGAAGGTAGAGCAAGAAGTGGCATAGAGCCTTTTTCTTACTTGAAGAAAGAACCAAGGGAGTGGGGTGTTACTGTGAGGTGACTCATCCTCAGTGAACTGTGAGCCTGCTTGTGTCTGAAGAAAATaccaacatttttaatttctcattgttcctgctgcagccaaatTGAATGGCTTTTGCTCTAAACAGAGAGACgtttttataacaaaaaaatgaTGTGCTTACTCTGAAAGGAGGAGTTTACAGTCTTACATGTTTGATTTAAACCTTCcctaaaaaggcaaaattactCGAGTAAAAACCCAGCAAGCCTATTTGTGAGccccccctttctttttttatttaacacatTTTACTAACATTGAAACAAGACAGTAGAGAGCAAAATAGCATTGAGAAAACCTGTGATAACTTTGGAAATCTTACCCTGAGAATTTACTTTCATAATTTTAGCATCTCCATAATACCTTTCTTGCATGCTTTTTATCTCTGAATGTATTGTAAAtttgaaattactgttttgaTTTGATGTAGTACAAGATCTTACTTTTTAGCACATGATATTTTATATACCTAGTGGTGCTAATTTGAATCTGGTCATCTGAGAATGCAACTTTTAATCAAGGAATCCATCTTGTTACATCATGACAGCATGCATGTCACTTGTTTAAACGTGTTTAGACAGCACCTTTTAAATAGAGGGAGGAAAAATCCACACCATATTCATTTGAAGAGCTGTCGTGTCATGGGCTAAGGTTTTTCACATGATCAGTTAATAGGCCTGTAAGGTGAATTGTGAACATAAATCTTGCTGCTTTAGCTTGTGTTGGAGATGTGGAGTTGTACAATATTGCAGAAGCACCTTAATATTGAGTTAGCTTTTCCAGACATGCTTTGTCCTGGCTGGTTCCTCCAGACTGGGACAAGTTTGAAGGACTGTGGAAAACAATTTATCCAATGGCATTTGTATCACCATCTGGCTAGGTGATCTTAAACACCAAACCACTAGAAAAAGGAGATGTGTAAAAACAGTTTCACATGAGAGAAGCCAGTTACTGACTTAGTCAGTCCCTGAAACAAcgcttctttttcttttttttttcccctgctttgtAGGGGCCAAGGGCTGTAAAAGAAACAGGACCTCACTTAGAAAACAAGACAGTTAACATGCAGAAGTATCATTAACAATATGAAGCCAGGGAAGTCAAGAATATTAAAACTTCTCTTTGTTCCACAGCATTGCCTGTCGACGGTGTGTCGTGGTCGGTAATGGAGGAGTACTTCGAAATAAGACATTAGGGGAGAAAATTGACTCATACGATGTCATAATAAGGTAAATGCtatctccttttcattttgtgtaCGTGGAGCAACTGGTAATTGTCCAAGGCAGGTACTCTCTCTGCCCTTCTCTAGTTTCTGTGTTGGAGCCAAATCAGAAGGCTTGCTTTCTGCTCAAGTGACACACGGTAAGCAATTATGTGATTGTATTCTAAACCACCTTGGCAGAGTTCCCATATGTGCTTGATCCCTCTGAGTTTAGAGGGTGAGTGCACCTGATAATTGCTCATCTGCTATGTAATGTGATAAGTAAATGCTGGCCTGCTAAGCTTTGCTGTACCCAGACACAGTGTCTGTCCCGCAGACTAATAATGCGTGTGGCAGCCGCTGCACAGTAGGAACATGGGCAGGGCAGTTGCTGATGTCTCTGTGCCTCTGTCCTCTGCAGAATGAATAATGGCCCGGTGATAGGGTACGAAGAGGATGTTGGGAGAAGGACTACTTTCCGCCTTTCTTACCCGGAATCCATCTTCTCAGATCCCATCCACTACGACCCTAATACCACTGTTGTTCTCATCGTCTTCAAGCCACGGGATTTGAAGTGGCTTTGGGAGATACTAGGTGGTCAGAAAATAGTGAGTTCAATTATTCTTGCACCTTGGCTCATCTTGCCACACATCTCTCATGTGAAATACGTGTTTGCTTTTAACAGTAGTGCTCCTAGCTGAGAGGAGCACTGGATCTCCTCCTACTCAGTTTATTTAATATCCCTTTTccaaaaatgctttgttttctttctaatgcACATATTTGGTTAGTTCCTCACCACAAAGCAGTTTACCTctgggaaatacatttttgtcCTCTCCCTAGTGTTGTTTGATACTTTAACATGCATGCTCCagacatttttcagattttaccCTGTGCACTTGGAGGAATTGCAGAATAATGTTGAAAGTGATCTCTCTCAGGAGGTCTTAAGTCCAAAATCTTTTTGAATCTTCTTCATTCAGGGCCAAGTTTAAAGC
It includes:
- the ST3GAL6 gene encoding type 2 lactosamine alpha-2,3-sialyltransferase isoform X1 — its product is MRGRVLPPAGSAGGSSGRPGYSAHTGLSVMKRILLVFILAAAVMYGILHGNLWRNNLYWISFYGQTSSVRASPSYVTSGVTISYNQLPPTAVERRNALDTCLLKPAFESLLGVDKIYPFLCANDFIRVAEFQGSNKFELPYGIKRAEQFFRLALSRLQNCGLSNEEDSIACRRCVVVGNGGVLRNKTLGEKIDSYDVIIRMNNGPVIGYEEDVGRRTTFRLSYPESIFSDPIHYDPNTTVVLIVFKPRDLKWLWEILGGQKISAKGFWKKPALNMIYKSSQIRILDPSITRKTAYEWLHFPTRFPKKEKPKHPTTGLIAITLAFHICHEVHLAGFKYDFTDRNSSLHYYGNETMSQMMQNEYHNITAEQKFLKKLIDKNFVVNLT
- the ST3GAL6 gene encoding type 2 lactosamine alpha-2,3-sialyltransferase isoform X3 — its product is MKRILLVFILAAAVMYGILHGNLWRNNLYWISFYGQTSSVRASPSYVTSGVTISYNQLPPTAVERRNALDTCLLKPAFESLLGVDKIYPFLCANDFIRVAEFQGSNKFELPYGIKRAEQFFRLALSRLQNCGLSNEEDSIACRRCVVVGNGGVLRNKTLGEKIDSYDVIIRMNNGPVIGYEEDVGRRTTFRLSYPESIFSDPIHYDPNTTVVLIVFKPRDLKWLWEILGGQKISAKGFWKKPALNMIYKSSQIRILDPSITRKTAYEWLHFPTRFPKKEKPKHPTTGLIAITLAFHICHEVHLAGFKYDFTDRNSSLHYYGNETMSQMMQNEYHNITAEQKFLKKLIDKNFVVNLT
- the ST3GAL6 gene encoding type 2 lactosamine alpha-2,3-sialyltransferase isoform X4 encodes the protein MAAGQAGLDKGLLLARVPKGNCPFQMPKAPGKEQWLSLSVMKRILLVFILAAAVMYGILHGNLWRNNLYWISFYGQTSSVRASPSYVTSGVTISYNQLPPTAVERRNALDTCLLKPAFESLLGVDKIYPFLCANDFIRVAEFQGSNKFELPYGIKRAEQFFRLALSRLQNCGLSNEEDSIACRRCVVVGNGGVLRNKTLGEKIDSYDVIIRMNNGPVIGYEEDVGRRTTFRLSYPESIFSDPIHYDPNTTVVLIVFKPRDLKWLWEILGGQKISAKGFWKKPALNMIYKSSQIRILDPSITRKTAYEWLHFPTRFPKKEKPKHPTTGLIAITLAFHICHEVHLAGFKYDFTDRNSSLHYYGNETMSQMMQNEYHNITAEQKFLKKLIDKNFVVNLT